One window of the Chthoniobacterales bacterium genome contains the following:
- the ispD gene encoding 2-C-methyl-D-erythritol 4-phosphate cytidylyltransferase, protein MANPSTRRFKSNLAKPRTSKKESIWAVIVAGGASRRMGFDKLTADLGGKPVLAWSIETFGECRAIDAIVLVCAANTRQHFEEIARAAAPQKLRAVVEGGAHRHLSVAEGLDHVPPDAAMIAVHDAARPLVSLGVIERCLESARNTGAAACAQPVTDTLKRINDEGLVVETVDRAHLWSVQTPQVFRAELLRHAYAEVVAAGTVVTDETSAVQAAGAPVALVESHEWNGKITFPDDLELARAIVRGRRPPR, encoded by the coding sequence ATGGCAAATCCGTCAACGCGGAGGTTCAAAAGCAACTTGGCTAAGCCGCGCACATCGAAGAAGGAGAGTATTTGGGCCGTCATCGTTGCCGGCGGTGCCAGCCGTCGCATGGGTTTCGACAAACTCACCGCCGACCTCGGGGGCAAACCCGTGCTTGCGTGGAGCATCGAAACTTTTGGGGAGTGCCGGGCGATCGACGCCATCGTTCTGGTTTGCGCCGCCAACACGCGCCAGCACTTCGAGGAGATCGCTCGGGCAGCCGCGCCGCAAAAGCTGCGCGCCGTGGTCGAGGGAGGTGCGCACCGTCATCTTTCCGTGGCCGAAGGTCTGGATCACGTCCCGCCGGACGCGGCCATGATTGCCGTGCATGACGCGGCCCGTCCGCTTGTCAGCCTCGGCGTGATCGAGCGCTGCCTTGAATCCGCCCGCAACACGGGCGCCGCGGCCTGCGCGCAACCGGTCACCGACACGCTCAAGCGCATCAACGACGAGGGGTTGGTTGTCGAAACCGTGGATCGCGCCCATCTTTGGTCCGTGCAGACTCCGCAGGTTTTCCGAGCAGAACTTTTACGCCACGCCTATGCCGAGGTGGTGGCGGCGGGAACGGTGGTGACCGACGAAACTTCGGCCGTGCAGGCTGCGGGGGCGCCGGTGGCGCTGGTCGAGTCTCACGAATGGAACGGCAAAATCACGTTTCCCGACGATCTTGAACTCGCCCGCGCGATCGTGCGCGGACGCCGGCCCCCCCGTTGA